The DNA region TCCGTCCAGAGCTATGTCGCGGCGGCGCAGGTCTTCACCCAACAGGCCGACGCGCTGTTCAACGCGACGCTGACGATCATCGGCATCTTCGTCCTGCGCACGCTGGTACTGCCCGCCTTGCTGATGTGGTCAGTCATGGCCCTGCTTCGGCGCAGCGTGGGGTAGGGCCGATGACGGCAGGGCAATGGATGGCCGCCCGCGCGCCCTGGCTGATGCTGGCGGTGTTCCTGGGTCAGGCCGGGGTGCTGAGCCTTTTGCGGTCCGGCACCAGCTATGACGGCGCGGAACAGCTGATCTACACACAGGTGTTCGATTTCGGCTACGGACGCTCGCAACCGCCGTTGTTCACCTGGATGCTGCTGGGGATGCAGCAGGTTTTTGGCGTCAGTCAGATCGCAGAGAACCTGCTGAAATTTGCGCTTTTGGGGGCCGGGTTTGCGGCAATCTGGCGGATCGCCGTGGCGCTTGGGTCGGACCGCGTGGTGGCGGCGGCGGCGATGGTGTCGCTGTTTCTGACGGTGGAGATCGGGTTCGAAGCGCAGCGCAACTACACCCATTCCGTCCTGCTGTTCGCGCTGACGGGCTGGATCGCGGTGATCTACCTGGGCCTGTTAGAGCGGCGGTCGGTGGGGCAGTATCTGCTGATGGGCGCGCTGATGGGCGCGGTCATGCTGAGCAAATACAACGCCGCGTTGATGATCTTCGCGCTGGTCGTGGCTGATCTGTCCCTGCGTGAGGCGGGCGTTTTTCGCGCCAAGGCCAGCGGTCTGGTCTGGTTGGTGGCGGCTGTGGTCGGCTTGCCCCACGCGATCTGGGCGGTTGCGAACCCCGACGAGGTTTTTGCGTTGAGCGCGGGGTTCGTGGGCGGTCAAGCCCCGTCTTTGGCCGCGACAGCCGTGCGGGGCGTGGGCGCGTATCTGGAGGCCGCGCTGGGGTTGTTGGGACCGTTGGCCTTGGTCGCCGGCATCGCCATGGTGTGGCGGCAGCGCCCGGCGGTTGCGGTGCCGAAGGGGGCAGAGGCGCGCCGGGTCCTGTGGCGTTGGGTGCTGCTGATGGCCATCGCCGGGTTGCTGGTGACATTGCTGACCACGGCGACGGTGGTGCGGATGCGCTGGCTTATCCCGCTATGCGTCCCGCTGGTGCCGCTGTCGATCTGCGCGGTCCTTGCACGCGCGCCAAGGGCGACGGGCGGAGTGATGGCGGTTGGCCTGATCCTCGGGGTGGTTTCGGTCGCTGGGCAATGGGTGCAGAGCCTGTGGATCAACCCGCGCACCGATTACGATTACGCGGCCCTGGCCACGGATATGGCGGAGGCCGGGTTGCCGATGGATATCGTCGCGGTGAGCTATGCGGAGTTCGCCAATTTGCGGCTTTACGGGGTGGACAGGGTTGTGGTGCCCGTCCTGCCAGACCCGGCGGCATTGGCCCCCGACGCCGCCACCGCGATCTGGGCGGCGGGGCGCGACGGGGACGCCGCGCGGGTGGAGGCCTTCGCCGGTGCTCTGGGGCTGTGCGCGGACGGACCCGGCACGCCCCGCACATTGGCGCGCCGCCACGGCGAGGGCGGGTTGGAGGTGTTCGTAATGCCGGTAACGGCAGCCGCCTGCGCTGACTAGGGAAAGTGGGACCGCAGGGTTCCGGCTGCAATTTCGGCCTGCATGACGGGCAGGTAGTCGGCGGGGTTGTGCAGCGCCTTGGTGACGCCGGGCACCCGCGTCATCACCTCAACCGACCCGGCGTAGCGAAAGCCGAGGGTTTTGGGGGGCACCTGCGTCACCAGGTCTTTTTCATAGACGACATTCAAAACCCAGCCTTCGTTCTTCAACCGATGCGAGCCTTTGCGCGCCCGGGGCGTGGCGATGGCCAGTGTCGGCACGCCCAGATAAGCGCCCAGAATTTGCGCCGATGCCCCGCCGAGGGAATGGCCGACAATGGCCCTGGGCCGCCAGCCGCCCAATGCGTGGTAGAGGATCCGCGCGTGTTTGGCGAAACCCTTGTGCCAGCGCGCGTTGCCGACGGCTTTGTCCAGGTCTGCCCAGTCGATGTCACGGCCCAGGACGGTGCTGGTCTGGAGGTTGAAGCTCCACCAATCGCCGGAGCTGTTGGTGCCGGGGATGAGCAGCGTATCGTCGTCCATGATATAGGCCTGCACGCCGCCGGTGTTGATCACCTTGCGCCCGCCCACCAGAACGTGACCCACGGTGTAGATCGGAATCATACGGGTGCATTCAGCAAGGAGGTCCATGGGGTCACCGGGGTTGTGTGGGGCTGCGCCGAGCCTGCCAAAAGCGGGGGCGACCTGTCCAGCGTCGGTTTTGGGTGCAATCGGGTCGGGTGGGCCATGCGCGCGGGTGGGTGTTGGGGCAGGTAGGGTTCAGGACTTTATCTTTGCCGGAGAGCGCCCGCTATGAAGACGACTGTGAAAGCCCTTGTTGTTGGCGGTGGCGCCGTGGGCACCTCGATTGCCTATCATCTGGCGAAGGCCGGGTGGGAGGATGTGGTGTTGTTGGAGCGCGACGAGCTGACGTCAGGCTCCACCTGGCATGCGGCGGGGCTTTTGCCGCTGTTCAACATGTCTTTCGCCACGACGCACATCCACGATTATTCCGTGAAGTTCTACAAGGAGCTGGAGGCCGAGACGGGCCTGAATGCGGGCTTTGCCGTAGTGGGCAACCTGCGGATGGCGCAAACGGACGAGCGCATGGACGAATACATGCTCTACGCGAGTACCGCCGAGACCGTGGGCGTGCCGTTCGAGTTCCTGACG from Jannaschia sp. CCS1 includes:
- a CDS encoding glycosyltransferase family 39 protein; translated protein: MTAGQWMAARAPWLMLAVFLGQAGVLSLLRSGTSYDGAEQLIYTQVFDFGYGRSQPPLFTWMLLGMQQVFGVSQIAENLLKFALLGAGFAAIWRIAVALGSDRVVAAAAMVSLFLTVEIGFEAQRNYTHSVLLFALTGWIAVIYLGLLERRSVGQYLLMGALMGAVMLSKYNAALMIFALVVADLSLREAGVFRAKASGLVWLVAAVVGLPHAIWAVANPDEVFALSAGFVGGQAPSLAATAVRGVGAYLEAALGLLGPLALVAGIAMVWRQRPAVAVPKGAEARRVLWRWVLLMAIAGLLVTLLTTATVVRMRWLIPLCVPLVPLSICAVLARAPRATGGVMAVGLILGVVSVAGQWVQSLWINPRTDYDYAALATDMAEAGLPMDIVAVSYAEFANLRLYGVDRVVVPVLPDPAALAPDAATAIWAAGRDGDAARVEAFAGALGLCADGPGTPRTLARRHGEGGLEVFVMPVTAAACAD